From the genome of Bacteroidota bacterium:
ACGAGGCACTTTACAATGCTGACCTTTCGCTGGGAATCGGGTTGGGGTTGATCGAAAATGTGATCGTCGACACGCATTTCATCAAGCGGGGCAGATTTGCCCGCCTCGCGCACGCCGTCGCTTTGAACCCCACCTGCCTCGGCATCGGGCTCGGCGAAGACACCGCTATACTCGTGTCTGAAGGCAACCTGATGGAGGTGATCGGCTCGGGCATGGTGATTCTCATTGACCCCAGTCGGATGCATGCAAAGAATCTGAATGCTGGATTTGAAGATACCCTTTCCATCGTGATTGAAAATCTGATCGTGAGTATTCTTGCCGAAGGAAGCCGGTATTGGGTCAAGGAACGCACATCACACAGCAAGCTGTAGTTTCGGCACCGAAATTATCCGTCAAAATCTACTAATTTCGTTTCATGAATTTGACCCGTGTTGCGACTTGGTTGTTCATCATTGCAATGGTGCTGGCGTTTTTGGTACTGGCGCAGGATTTTTTGATTCCTTTGGTTGTTGCGGCCTGTATATGGTTCATTATCAATAGTCTTTCCAATCTTATTGCCAAGATTCGAATCGGAAAACGTAGCCTTCCCATGTGGTTTACGCGCGTCGTGGCGATGTTCCTTATTTTGGGAAGCATTTTTGGTGCCATCGAAATTATCGTGCAAAGCGTCAACGGCATGATGGCAGCTGCCCCGACCTACGAAAAAAACCTCGAAAGCATGATCGGGGAAGCCCTTTTGGCAGCCAATTTCAAAGAAACCCTGACGCTTTCCCAGATGATGGAACGTGTGGATCTCGCCGCTTTTGCTGCCGAGTTTGGTACGGCCGCTTCAAGTCTGGCGAGTTCCTTGTTTTTGGTCCTGTTTTACGTGCTCTTTATGTTGATGGAGCAAAGCACGTTTCCCAAAAAATGGCGATCCACCTTCAAAACCAAGGATTCCCGTAGAATCGCAGGTGCCACTTTGGACCATATCAACCTCTCCATTCGCAATTATATTACTTACAAAACCGGCATTAACCTTGCCACAGCCCTGCTCAATCTGGTCATCATTTGGCTCGTCGGAATGGATTTTCCGGTGTTTTGGGCATTTTTTATCTTTTTGATCAATTGGATTCCGACCATCGGGACGCTGGTTTCCGTGGTATTGCCGAGCCTCTTTGCCTTGGTCCAATTCAATTCCTGGACGCCGGCTTTGATCGTCATGGGGGGCATCATTGCGGTGCAGACGGTGATGATCAACCTCGTTGAACCCAAAGTCCTTGGACGCCTCTTGAACATCAGCGGATTGGTTGTGATGTTGTCTTTGGTGGTCTGGGGAATGATTTGGGGCATCGTTGGGATGGTTTTGTCGGTGCCGATTATGGTCTCTCTGATCCTCATCTTGTCCAACTTCCCCTCGACCCATCCGATTGCCATTTGGCTTTCTGCAGACGGCAAAGCGGAACCGGTTGAGTGAACGGGGCGAGGTGGAACTACAGGGCCTTTTTGCTGACGAATAGGTTGGAGCAATTTGCTGACTGCCAGCATTTCTCCATGCTTGATCAAATTCCAGAAAAAAGATACGGGAACCTCTAGCCCTTGCTAGTCAGTTCCCGATCGATCAAAGCGTTGAAAAAACAGCCCAAATGGCAGCAGTTGCTACCAATCGGTTTTTCTTGTGTATCGCCTGAAGCATTGGCCGCAAACGCGACCGCCAACAGACAATTCATTCATTCAGCGTCAACAGTAGTTCAAAATTGACATTCCGGATTTCGCCAATGAATGACCTAGGTCAGGAATCAAGCTGTTTTTTGGAAAAATTTGAATCTGGCAGGCAGATTTCTCTGGGAAAAGATCCGAATTCAGGCCGCAGTGCTGCCCGATTGGCGCTTTTCCATCATCCGCAGGGTGAGCGAAGTGATCAGCAAGACCCATGGACTGCCGTGCATCAACAGATCAAACCAGTAAATGCCAAGGTCCATTTTCTGCCCCGTAGCAATCCACCTGATCTTTTCCCAGATATGCGGCTCCGGGAAAAATGGGGCCAATCCCAACGTCAAGGAGGCCATTGCGAAAAGTGGAAGCCCTTGGATCAATAGTTTTTTCATGCTGAAATCATTTTCTCTACGCAGCAAAATTACCGCGACTTCGGAAGCTGAAATGTAACCTAGGTTCCAAAGACTTAAGTCCAAAAGAAAAGCCGGGCAAGCCCGACTTTTCCTTTCAAGTTCGACACAAAAATCAGTTTCAAGCGAGATCAGCTTTGGGTACCAAAGCCGTTTTTTCCAAGGCATCCCATCCGCCAGCGATGTCCGTGATGCCATGAAAGCCGTTGGCCATCAAGATCGAAGCGCCAATCATGGAGCGGTAACCGCTTTTGCAATGCACATAATAACCCTGTGATTTGTCGAGGGTTTGCATCGACTTCAGCAAATAATCCAGCGGATGGTTCAGCGCCATACCCAGATGTCCGCCGTTAAATTCGGCAAATCGGCGCAAGTCCAAAACGGGTTTCGGATGTTGCTGGAGCGCATTTTCCAAACCGGACGCAGGGATACGATTCACCGAAGCAATTTCCATTCCTCCCGAACGCCAAGCGTCAAATCCGCCCTCAAGGTATCCGAGGCAATTGTCGTAGCCTACGCGGGCAAGGCGTGTGACGATTTCTTCGACGCGGCTGGGTTCGGCAACCAAAACGATTGGCTGCTGCAGGTTTTCGATCACGATGCCCACCCAAGGTGCAAAATCGCCTTCGATGCCGATGAAAATCGATCCCGGGATATGCCCTTCAGCGAAAGCATCCTTGTTGCGGGTGTCGATCACGAGCGCACCCTTGTCCATGGCTTGCTCGAATTCAGCCAAATGTAAAGGCTTTGATCCATTCGCGAGCACGCTCTCGAAGCTGCCGTAGCCCGACTTGTTGAGCTGCGCGTTTTTGGGGAAATACTGCGGCGGAGGGAGGATGCCATTGAGCACTTCGTCAATGAATTGCTGTTTGGTCAATTCAGGGCGAAGGGCATAGTTCGTACGTTTCTGATGCCCGAGGCTGTCCACGAGTTCCTTGCCGATGTTTTTGCCGCAAGCGCTGCCTGCGCCGTGCCCGGGATAGACGATCACATCATCTGGCAACGGCAATATCTTGTTTTGGAGGCTGTCGAATAAAAATCCGGCCAAGTCCTCGCGGCTTGTGTCTTTGGAAACCGCCAAGTCGGGCCTGCCGACCTCATTGATAAACAAGGTGTCTCCTGAAAACAGTGCATGCGGATTGCCTGCTTCGTCCATCAGCAAAAAGCAGGTGGATTCCATCGTGTGGCCGGGTGTATGAAGCACCTTGATGCTGATCTTGCCGAGTTTCAGGATTTCGCCATCGGTGGCAAGGTGAATGGGGAAATTGGCCTTGGCGGTCGGACCGTACACGATTTCTGCGCCGGTCAATGCCGCAAGATCCACGTGCCCCGAGACAAAGTCGGCATGGAAATGCGTTTCCAAGATGTACTTGATCTTGGCATCGTCTTCGTTGGCGCGGTCAATGTAGGGCGCAGTTTCGCGCAGCGGATCAATGATGGCGGCCTCGCCGTCGCTTTCGATATAGTAGGCAGCCTCTGCGAGGCAACCGGTATAAATCTGTTCAATCTTCATGACACATCAATTTGAATACACCGCAAATCTCCTGAGATGGTTCCGTTCAAGGAATGATCTCCGTCAGGGTTTGGCGTGTCAATGGTTACAGATCACTGATTTGAGTTGGTTTTGTGACTTGGGTTGCAAGGCCGGAATTGTCCGACCAGAATTGGCAATGCTTCCAAACGTCTTATCTTCACCCCCAAATGTCCATCCTCCAGAAAATTCGCCAAAAATCCCGCTGGTCCCTGATGCAGTCTTTCTTTGCATTGGGCATGGAGGGGAAATGGCTGAAGGACCGTCCTGGGTTGCGCATTCTTGTGTATCACGGCGTCGTGCCCGCACCCGTGCGGCGCATCAATGCACGGTTTGTATCCACGGAGCAGCTGGATGCGCAGATGGCCTTCATCCGCAAGCGTTGTCAGGTGATTTCGGTGGAACAGGCATTTTCGGGAGATTATGATCCGCAGCGGCTGGCAGTTGCCGTGACATTCGACGATGGATACCGCAACAATTTACTCCATGCCTTGCCGATTTTGCAGCGCCATCAGATCCCCGCTACCGTTTTTGTGACGGCTGCCCGCGCTGCTGGAGAGGACATTTTGTGGGCGGATTTGCTGGATGTCGCATCGGCAAACCAGGGTGAACCGGTCACGATTGCTGGCATCCAGTTCCGGAAAAACCGCAAGGGCGAATATGCGGATGCAAGCGGAATCCGGCTCAAAGAACATTGCAAAAAAGGAGGAAAGGCATTTGTGGACGTCCTGCAAACGGCATTCGCAGGGGCCAATTTCAGGAATGATTCATCGTGGGATGACTACTGGAAATTGCTGGACGCCCATGAACTAAAGAGCCTTTCGCAGGCGGATGGCATCACAATTGGCGGACATGGAACAAGCCACAACAACCTCGATTTAATGCCGATCGAGGAAGCCTTGATGGATGTAGAAACGGGAATTCGGTGGATCGAAGCGGCCACGGAAAAGCCCGTGCGCTCCTTTGCCTTTCCCGACGGGGCTTATTCCTTGGATTTGGTGGAGGCCTTGACTCAAAGGGGATTGACCCAGCTGCTACTCACGGAATTTCGTTTCAACGATCAGAATGATGCACGCCTTCGGGATCGCTTTACGGTTCACCCGTTTTTGCCCACCAAGGTTTTGATGGCAGAAATGTACAAAGGGCATTATTTTTAAGCCATGGAGAAGCCCTTTCCCTACCGTCTTGAGCGCTTGCGCGACGATTTGCTACCGGATGTGCAGCAGTTGCTGGCGGAGGTTTTGAAGAAGCGCGTTTCCTTGGAATACATTCGCAAGAAATACGATACGCGTTTTACCGGGCATCAATATGTCAGCTGCATAGCTTATGACGGGAACAAGCCCATTGCCTTTTACGGGACGATTCCGCAATTTTTTTCGGATGGAAATGGCGGTCGCTTTGTCGGATGCCATGTCTCCGACAGCATGACTTTGGAAGCCTATCAACGGCGGGGTTTGCATCAGCGTTTGGCACTTGAAACGTACAAGTGGATGCGCGAGGAAGGCATTCGTGTGGTGTATGGCTTTCACAGCGAAAACACCTACCACAGTTGTAAAAAGCTCGATTGGAAGGAGTGGGGAACGCTCCGCGGCTATTGGTTGAAGGCGGCGAAGTTTCCTTTGGCGAAGTTTTTTCGGCGGATGCCCATCTTGCGAAATTGGCAGGTGGCACGCGTCAAAAAAGTGCTTGCACAATATGCCGTTGCACCGAAGGATTTTGTGAATAGCCAAGCCGAATCAGGATTGTGCGTAGAATATTCGTCCGCATTTTTTGATTCGAAGGCATTTCATCAGAATTTCTGGGTGGAATTGTCGGGGGTGAAATTCTGGCTCAGCATCGACGCTGTGGTACGCGTCGGCGATGTGCATTTTGATTCACAGAAATCCTTTGAAACTGGATTGGCTGAATTGATCCGAATCTGCATCCGATTGGGATACCCCAATATTTTGTTCCAGACATTTCCCGGATCCAGACTCGACCAAGCCTTGGCTGTCCATCACGCAGGATTTGAATCCTGGATCGTCGGCTTTTTGCCGATTGCTGAAAATTTTGATTTTACGCAATACAAGCCCAATTACGGGGATCAGGATTCGTTTTGACCTGCCGAAAAAGCGTGGATTTTTTCCATCAACCTTTCTGCAAGCAAGACGCGAACCTGTTCCGGAAATCCGGAGAGTCCCGGAATATCGTTGTATTCAACGAAGTAGCGTTGGCCGCTTTTTTCTTCGAGAATGTCGATCGCCACAATATCTGCACCCAATTTTTTCTGCAAAGTTTGAGTCTGCGCAACGAGTTCGGCATCAGGCTCAATCAATACAAAATCGGTCGTTTCAACATTGGCTTTCCAGAATTTTCCACGTCGCGCCATGGCCCAGATTTGATCGCCGATGGCCAAGTAGCGGATGTCGCGGTCATACGCAATATAGGGTTCGGTCGTGACATAATCTTCCGACATAAACAGGAGGTCTTGTACATCCTGCCATTGATCGGCGTCGCGAACAAGCACCTTGCCAAATCCGCCATGGTAATTGCCGGATTTGACGACGAAGGGAAATGTAAGTTTGATGTTTTTGAGCGTGGCGGGATTCGTCACTGCTTGAAAAGGGATGACGGGTAAATCGCAGGTTTTCAATACCCCCAGCATCGTGAGCCGGTCATATCCTTGGAGCAAAACAGCTGCATCGTTGACGCAAGGAATGCCCGACAATTGGATCAATTCAAGCGCCGCACGATGCTTCGCCAGAGGCTTGATTGCCCCCACGCGCCAGAGAATTGCATCCGGCTTGAGTACGCCTTGAGGATCCAAGGCATACAGTTCGCCGTCGCGCAATACCCAATCCGTGGATTGGATTTTCTTCTGATGCACTTCAAACCCAGGCAAATATTCTGGCCAATAACTTTCTCCGTTGAGAATGAGTATTTTTTTCATTTGCCTTGTCTTTAATTTTCAGGATGCAATTGTTGCGCAGCAGATTGCCCATAGTCCCATAATTCTTGAATGGGTACTGCATTCCTGACTGTTTTGTTAATGTCTTGCCCCTCCTCTGAAAAGAGCGGGGGAAAACAATGAATTCCCTGCGTACCATTTATCTGGGCGATTTCCTTTTTCCATTCCACCCATCTTGAACCACGGTAGAAGGTCTCCATGTCGCAATTGAGGCACCATTGGATGAATTCGCTGTAGCCCAAGTTCATGGGTTCCCAATAAAGCGATTGCGGCACAAAATAGAAGATTTTTCCAATGTCTTCGGGTGAAATTCCTCCGTTGTTGATGGCGAAAAATCCCCCTAAAACATCATCCGCAATGAGCAAATAGCCAATGTTTGTTTCGCCTTTTTGAACGGATTTCCCTTCGTTCCATGCCATTAATTCGCGGTCCAGTTTTTTGGATCCTGAGCCCAAAATCCTGATCCAGCCATGGTCAATGAGAATCCCGCCTGTTTCGTAAACGATGGCGCCCATCGACGATTTTGTGGTGACCTGCGTTTCATAAAGTGCGCTTTTCGCGCGTTTGGAATCCTTGGGAAGGACTTCGAAATCGTTTTTTGCAGTGGCGAGCCACTTTTGAACAGACGTCCAGCCCGATTTGTTCTTGTCGATCAACTCTGAAAGTGGGCGCCGCACCACGGTTTGTGCCATCAGTTCAATGGTTGCAACACATAGCAACGCAAATAGTAGCGTGGATTTGAACATTCCGAAACTTCGCCAAAAATCTCTAACTTCTCCCCATGTTGGACCGGAAATCATTTTTGCAGCGTATGGGAGCCTTGGGTGGTGCGGCCTTTTTGGCGCCGCTGATGGACAGTGGATTAAAGGCTGAAATCCAAGCCGCTGCTGCGCAGCTACAGGTGGGCGATCCGCTGTCGGTGGCCACCGACGAGGCGATTTGGAAAACCATTCGCAAGGCTTTTGACTACCCCACAGAGTTTATCAACCTCGAAAATGGCTATTACAGCCCCATGCCCAAGCCTGTTTTTGATGCCCATTTGGCCGACGACCGCCGCATCAATCACCTGACAACTTTTTACATGCGCCGCGAAATGGATGCCGACCGCGAAAAAATCCGCGAACGCTTGGCGCTGTTTGCCGGCATCGACAAGGAAGAATTGGCATTGACCCGCAACACGACCGAGTCGCTCGACCTCCTGTTTGCAGGCATCGGATTGAAGCGCGGTGACGAAGTGATTTGCAGCAATTTCGATTATGGCAGCATGCTCGAAATGCTCGACCAAATGGCCGAACGTGATGGCATCGTCGTGAAGCGGGTTGTCCTTCCACCCGTTCCCGATTCGAATGAAGACTTGATCGCGCCCTTCCGGAATGCCATCACGGACCGCACCAAGCTCATGTTGGTCACCCACATGATCAACCTCAATGGGCAGATTTTGCCTGCCAAGGAATTGTGCCGTTTGGGCAAGCAGCACAACATTGCCGTCGTCGTGGATGCCGCGCATTCGTTTGCACACATCAACTTCAAACTCCCCGAATTGGACGCTGATTTTATCGGCAGCAGCCTCCACAAATGGCTGAGTGCGCCCTTGGGAAATGGCCTCTTGGCTGTGAAAAAAGACAAAATTGCGGGCGTTTGGCCCTTGCTCGGCGACGTAGGGCAGCCCAAGGACAATATCCGCAAGTTTGAGCACCAAGGCACACGTCCGCCGGCGGATTGGCTCGGAATCGCGCATGCGATTGACTTTCATGAGGGCATTGGAGGGGCGCAAAAGGAGGCAAGGCTACGGTATTTGAAAAATTATTGGGCCGAACGCGTGAAGGACCTGCCGCATGTGACGCTCAAAACTTCCCTGAAACCCGAATTTTCCTGCGCCATCGCCAATGTGGCCGTCAAAGGAAAGTCACCCGTGGAATTGGCTGATTATCTCTTCAAGGAGCACAAAATCTGGACCGTTGCGATCGGGAACGTCGGCATCGAAGGGGTTCGCGTGACGCCGCATCTTTACAATACAACCGCAGATTTGGATACTTTGGTGAGGGCTTTGGAAATGGCGAAGTGAATTCGATCAGAAAAAATCAGGTTGCTCGCCCCCGCTTCCTGCAAACCGAAACGTGACCGTGCCCTCAAAATGGCCCGTTCGCACATTCACCTGAAAATAGCCGATCCGTTCCTTGTCCTCCCGGTGCTTTTCATAGACATCGGGAACCTCCTCGTAAAGCTGAACGCCCAACCATTCTTTGGTGGGTCGCTTGGCTTTTTCGAATCCAAAGGCATTTTTTACCAGCAGAACCGCATCCGCGGGATCCATGTGCCCTTTCAGGAAATTGAGCGTCGAAGACTCGATGAATTCTTCCTGGGAAAAGCTCTCGGGCAGCGTGAATCCGCCGAGATCCTCAATATGGTACCGCTCCGGATAGCGACCGCATGCCTGCAACCCGATTCCTAGGCCGAGGAAACACAGGTAGATCCAAAAACGACCATTCGGTT
Proteins encoded in this window:
- a CDS encoding aminotransferase class V-fold PLP-dependent enzyme; its protein translation is MLDRKSFLQRMGALGGAAFLAPLMDSGLKAEIQAAAAQLQVGDPLSVATDEAIWKTIRKAFDYPTEFINLENGYYSPMPKPVFDAHLADDRRINHLTTFYMRREMDADREKIRERLALFAGIDKEELALTRNTTESLDLLFAGIGLKRGDEVICSNFDYGSMLEMLDQMAERDGIVVKRVVLPPVPDSNEDLIAPFRNAITDRTKLMLVTHMINLNGQILPAKELCRLGKQHNIAVVVDAAHSFAHINFKLPELDADFIGSSLHKWLSAPLGNGLLAVKKDKIAGVWPLLGDVGQPKDNIRKFEHQGTRPPADWLGIAHAIDFHEGIGGAQKEARLRYLKNYWAERVKDLPHVTLKTSLKPEFSCAIANVAVKGKSPVELADYLFKEHKIWTVAIGNVGIEGVRVTPHLYNTTADLDTLVRALEMAK
- a CDS encoding DUF2625 domain-containing protein translates to MAQTVVRRPLSELIDKNKSGWTSVQKWLATAKNDFEVLPKDSKRAKSALYETQVTTKSSMGAIVYETGGILIDHGWIRILGSGSKKLDRELMAWNEGKSVQKGETNIGYLLIADDVLGGFFAINNGGISPEDIGKIFYFVPQSLYWEPMNLGYSEFIQWCLNCDMETFYRGSRWVEWKKEIAQINGTQGIHCFPPLFSEEGQDINKTVRNAVPIQELWDYGQSAAQQLHPEN
- a CDS encoding GNAT family N-acetyltransferase: MEKPFPYRLERLRDDLLPDVQQLLAEVLKKRVSLEYIRKKYDTRFTGHQYVSCIAYDGNKPIAFYGTIPQFFSDGNGGRFVGCHVSDSMTLEAYQRRGLHQRLALETYKWMREEGIRVVYGFHSENTYHSCKKLDWKEWGTLRGYWLKAAKFPLAKFFRRMPILRNWQVARVKKVLAQYAVAPKDFVNSQAESGLCVEYSSAFFDSKAFHQNFWVELSGVKFWLSIDAVVRVGDVHFDSQKSFETGLAELIRICIRLGYPNILFQTFPGSRLDQALAVHHAGFESWIVGFLPIAENFDFTQYKPNYGDQDSF
- a CDS encoding AI-2E family transporter, which produces MNLTRVATWLFIIAMVLAFLVLAQDFLIPLVVAACIWFIINSLSNLIAKIRIGKRSLPMWFTRVVAMFLILGSIFGAIEIIVQSVNGMMAAAPTYEKNLESMIGEALLAANFKETLTLSQMMERVDLAAFAAEFGTAASSLASSLFLVLFYVLFMLMEQSTFPKKWRSTFKTKDSRRIAGATLDHINLSIRNYITYKTGINLATALLNLVIIWLVGMDFPVFWAFFIFLINWIPTIGTLVSVVLPSLFALVQFNSWTPALIVMGGIIAVQTVMINLVEPKVLGRLLNISGLVVMLSLVVWGMIWGIVGMVLSVPIMVSLILILSNFPSTHPIAIWLSADGKAEPVE
- a CDS encoding polysaccharide deacetylase family protein, whose product is MQSFFALGMEGKWLKDRPGLRILVYHGVVPAPVRRINARFVSTEQLDAQMAFIRKRCQVISVEQAFSGDYDPQRLAVAVTFDDGYRNNLLHALPILQRHQIPATVFVTAARAAGEDILWADLLDVASANQGEPVTIAGIQFRKNRKGEYADASGIRLKEHCKKGGKAFVDVLQTAFAGANFRNDSSWDDYWKLLDAHELKSLSQADGITIGGHGTSHNNLDLMPIEEALMDVETGIRWIEAATEKPVRSFAFPDGAYSLDLVEALTQRGLTQLLLTEFRFNDQNDARLRDRFTVHPFLPTKVLMAEMYKGHYF
- a CDS encoding MBL fold metallo-hydrolase; this encodes MKIEQIYTGCLAEAAYYIESDGEAAIIDPLRETAPYIDRANEDDAKIKYILETHFHADFVSGHVDLAALTGAEIVYGPTAKANFPIHLATDGEILKLGKISIKVLHTPGHTMESTCFLLMDEAGNPHALFSGDTLFINEVGRPDLAVSKDTSREDLAGFLFDSLQNKILPLPDDVIVYPGHGAGSACGKNIGKELVDSLGHQKRTNYALRPELTKQQFIDEVLNGILPPPQYFPKNAQLNKSGYGSFESVLANGSKPLHLAEFEQAMDKGALVIDTRNKDAFAEGHIPGSIFIGIEGDFAPWVGIVIENLQQPIVLVAEPSRVEEIVTRLARVGYDNCLGYLEGGFDAWRSGGMEIASVNRIPASGLENALQQHPKPVLDLRRFAEFNGGHLGMALNHPLDYLLKSMQTLDKSQGYYVHCKSGYRSMIGASILMANGFHGITDIAGGWDALEKTALVPKADLA